One genomic region from Muriicola soli encodes:
- a CDS encoding GNAT family N-acetyltransferase: protein MVSVQQAVSKSDLKKFVTFPFSLYKDSPYWVPPLIKDEMETFDSEKNPVFENADAWFFLAYKNGEIAGRVVAMINWIEVNQQKLRKMRFGWFDFIDDTEVSEALIAKVEELARENKMDFMEGPVGFSNLDKVGVLIEGFDHIGTMITWYNYPYYQSHYERLGFVKEKGYEENKFPNSNVDPALFKRVHVLIKKRYGLKEMNFRKASEIMPWVDQMFDLFNESYAKLSSFVPITPVQREYFKKKYISFINPEYIKFIVDSSDKVIAFAIVMPSFSEAMQKAKGKLFPFGWYHLLKARKHNKDVIFYLIGIHPEYQNKGVTSIIFNEYYETFKEKQVRTCYRTPELEDNLAIKQLWKHFDPKVYKRRRTYKRDL, encoded by the coding sequence ATGGTAAGTGTACAACAGGCGGTTAGCAAATCGGATCTGAAGAAATTCGTCACCTTTCCTTTCTCACTATACAAAGACTCCCCTTATTGGGTTCCACCATTGATCAAGGATGAAATGGAAACCTTCGATTCCGAAAAGAATCCTGTTTTCGAAAATGCCGATGCCTGGTTTTTTCTGGCCTATAAAAATGGTGAGATTGCAGGACGTGTGGTTGCCATGATCAACTGGATTGAGGTCAATCAGCAAAAATTGCGGAAGATGCGTTTTGGCTGGTTCGATTTTATAGATGACACAGAGGTATCAGAAGCTTTGATTGCAAAAGTTGAGGAACTCGCCAGAGAGAATAAGATGGATTTTATGGAAGGCCCGGTTGGCTTCTCTAACCTCGACAAGGTCGGAGTCCTGATTGAGGGCTTTGATCACATAGGGACCATGATCACCTGGTATAATTACCCCTATTACCAGTCGCATTACGAACGCCTGGGCTTTGTAAAGGAAAAGGGCTATGAAGAAAACAAGTTTCCCAACAGCAATGTAGATCCGGCCTTGTTTAAGCGCGTCCACGTTTTGATCAAAAAGCGCTACGGCTTGAAAGAAATGAACTTTAGAAAGGCGAGTGAAATTATGCCCTGGGTAGATCAGATGTTTGATCTTTTCAACGAATCCTACGCCAAATTATCTTCTTTTGTTCCCATTACCCCAGTTCAAAGAGAATATTTCAAAAAGAAATACATCAGTTTTATCAATCCTGAATACATTAAATTCATCGTTGATTCTTCAGACAAAGTAATTGCTTTTGCCATTGTTATGCCCTCCTTTTCTGAAGCCATGCAAAAAGCAAAGGGAAAACTCTTCCCGTTTGGATGGTATCACCTACTGAAGGCGAGGAAACACAATAAAGACGTTATATTTTACCTCATAGGAATTCACCCTGAATATCAGAATAAAGGGGTTACTTCCATTATTTTTAATGAGTACTACGAAACTTTTAAAGAAAAGCAAGTGCGAACCTGCTACAGAACTCCCGAATTGGAAGATAATCTCGCAATCAAGCAGCTTTGGAAGCACTTTGATCCCAAAGTCTACAAAAGGCGCCGTACCTACAAGAGGGACTTATAA
- a CDS encoding transporter, whose protein sequence is MDACLNSNRNLFLIILCCLAVPYLGLAQYTEVINSNRPGLSVSAYAVGKGVVQLETGFLYEQRDHIPLNQESTLMGGDFVLRYGFFKEMLEVIYEGTYVNQDITFTSFDINETRTDFSRNRLGFKYLLFDPFKDPERAKPNLYSWRANNKFQLRDLVPAISVYAGATFNLGDNPFYPEDPIVSPRAMIATQSHLGPRLVLISNLIYDRIGTDFPEMQYVISVSHALKNPKWSVFVENQGIKSDRYADNLFRTGIAHLFSKSFQADLNVGASIKNSPRRIFGALGFSYRLDFHQDEAISIDDQKAGQNGDFIKKNAFKDDSNNTLPGISKKKMRKLQRKAKRKKN, encoded by the coding sequence ATGGATGCATGCCTAAACTCCAATAGAAACCTCTTTTTAATTATTCTCTGCTGTCTTGCAGTCCCTTATTTAGGCCTTGCTCAATACACCGAAGTGATCAACTCGAACAGGCCCGGACTGTCAGTTAGCGCTTATGCCGTAGGGAAAGGGGTTGTACAATTGGAAACTGGATTCTTATACGAACAAAGAGACCACATTCCTCTAAACCAAGAATCAACTCTTATGGGAGGCGATTTTGTTCTCCGGTACGGATTCTTTAAGGAAATGCTCGAAGTGATTTATGAAGGCACATATGTAAATCAAGACATAACTTTCACTTCTTTTGATATCAATGAAACGAGGACAGATTTTTCAAGGAATAGGTTAGGATTTAAATATTTGTTGTTTGATCCGTTTAAGGATCCCGAGAGAGCCAAGCCCAATTTATACAGTTGGAGAGCCAATAACAAATTTCAGCTTCGCGACCTGGTTCCGGCTATTTCTGTCTATGCCGGGGCAACCTTTAATCTTGGAGATAACCCTTTTTATCCTGAGGATCCTATCGTGTCTCCGAGGGCTATGATCGCTACCCAGAGTCATTTGGGGCCTCGACTGGTTTTGATCTCCAATCTGATTTACGACAGGATAGGAACAGATTTTCCGGAAATGCAATACGTGATTTCCGTATCCCATGCCTTAAAAAACCCCAAATGGAGTGTTTTTGTTGAGAATCAAGGGATAAAAAGTGACAGATATGCCGACAACCTTTTCAGGACTGGTATAGCTCATCTATTTAGCAAGTCATTTCAGGCCGATCTCAATGTAGGGGCGAGTATTAAAAATTCTCCTCGCAGAATATTTGGTGCGCTGGGCTTTTCGTATCGTCTTGACTTCCACCAGGATGAGGCGATATCAATTGATGATCAAAAAGCAGGGCAGAATGGCGATTTTATTAAAAAGAATGCCTTTAAGGACGATTCGAATAATACGCTCCCGGGAATATCTAAGAAGAAAATGCGTAAACTACAACGCAAAGCCAAGAGAAAAAAGAACTGA
- a CDS encoding DUF4834 family protein has product MGFLKTLLIILLVYFLLRIVWRLLAPRLFKYAVKKTEDRFKEAFERANPGYQSSQSRGNDLDRKSPGNQKKDSSEQLGEYIDFEEIE; this is encoded by the coding sequence ATGGGCTTTTTAAAGACACTACTGATAATTCTGCTAGTGTACTTCCTGTTGCGAATCGTATGGAGGTTACTGGCTCCCCGACTTTTTAAATACGCAGTAAAAAAAACGGAAGACCGATTTAAAGAGGCTTTTGAAAGGGCAAATCCAGGTTACCAGTCATCGCAATCAAGGGGCAATGATTTAGACAGAAAATCGCCCGGAAATCAAAAAAAGGATTCCTCTGAACAGCTAGGGGAGTATATTGATTTTGAGGAAATCGAATAA